From one Lycorma delicatula isolate Av1 chromosome 2, ASM4794821v1, whole genome shotgun sequence genomic stretch:
- the LOC142320541 gene encoding uncharacterized protein LOC142320541 gives MENMKLVGCEPVVYIKEEHTHISALNPIDLNIQDEEDEIGDKSEHKVYCSLTVVNPEEITYDSVGSDDYNSDWVFGLQSSEGNVVSHVNHVNQQITVNVKNTESSQQSVECDLSNDSTYSRLNDNSSSDNSMYTYYSLPNDSSLVNFSPHETTLKRVDFKDWNKVVPEPKKVVTKAEKSPPVKKTFACQICNKVFASKSNLERHGVVHSDVKPFQCVECKRMFSRRVHLERHKFLHMDQKPFNCEVCKKGFTQKTHLEKHQYVHTGVKPFECLICKKSFARKESLNRHKGIHANEKKDAATVVDNKSTAEKKNALENKNNPPENKESTDRSNMNTKTADDVKKEYDNITNNKVNMKIKTEKMDDAEVNSADEMPESNAEVIIKNEQMDTNDNED, from the exons GATGAAATTGGAGATAAATCAGAACATAAAGTTTATTGCTCTCTGACTGTTGTAAATCCTGAAGAAATAACGTATGATAGTGTTGGATCggat GACTACAATTCAGATTGGGTGTTTGGTCTTCAGAGTTCGGAAGGAAATGTCGTTAGTCATGTTAATCATGTTAATCAACAAATAACTGTGAATGTAAAAAACACTGAATCTTCCCAGCAGTCAGTAGAGTGCGATTTAAGTAATGATAGCACATACAGCCGTTTGAATGATAATAGTAGTAGTGATAATAGTATGTATACGTATTATTCCTTGCCAAATGATTCTTCACTAGTCAATTTCAGTCCTCATGAAACCACACTTAAAAGAGTGGATTTCAAAGATTGGAATAAAGTTGTTCCCGAACCGAAAAAAGTTGTTACAAAAGCTGAAAAAAGTCCTCCGGTCAAAAAGACATTTGCATGTCAGATATGCAATAAAGTATTTGCTTCTAAGTCAAATTTAGAACGTCATGGTGTCGTTCATAGTGATGTTAAACCTTTTCAGTGTGTTGAATGTAAAAGAATGTTTTCACGTAGAGTACACCTAGAAAGGCATAAATTTTTACACATGGATCAAAAGCCGTTTAATTGTGAAGTTTGCAAGAAGGGTTTTACTCAGAAAACACACCTCGAAAAACATCAGTATGTGCACACTGGGGTAAAACCTTTTGAATGTCTTATTTGCAAGAAGTCATTTGCAAGAAAGGAATCATTAAACAGACATAAAGGTATTCATGCGAATGAAAAGAAAGATGCTGCTACTGTTGTCGACAATAAAAGTACTGCTGAAAAGAAAAATgcacttgaaaataaaaataatccaccAGAAAACAAAGAAAGCACTGATCGTTCGAATATGAATACAAAAACTGCAGATGATGTCAAAAAAGAGTATGATAATATAACCAATAATAAagttaacatgaaaataaaaactgagaaaatgGATGATGCTGAAGTAAATAGTGCAGATGAAATGCCGGAAAGTAATGctgaagttataattaaaaatgaacaaatggaTACTAATGATAATGaggattaa